One window of Cygnus atratus isolate AKBS03 ecotype Queensland, Australia chromosome 29, CAtr_DNAZoo_HiC_assembly, whole genome shotgun sequence genomic DNA carries:
- the RDH5 gene encoding retinol dehydrogenase 5 codes for MWPYLLLAVLAWVLGWLVRDRRRLPCVQDKHVFITGCDSGFSNLLARRLARRGYRVLAACLTPQGAEGLQRGCAGHLRTTLLDVTRSDSIHRAAEWVREEVGEKGLFGLVNNAGVANPIGPTEWMRIEDYRQVMAVNTFGAIEVTLALLPLLKRARGRVVNTSSVLGRLSANGGGYCLSKYCIEAFSDSLRRDMRHFGVKVSIVEPGFFRTAVTDLGGIEAALRRLWERLGPETQLSYGEDFFHKYLKVQRLIMNVICDADLGKVTACMEHALGARHPRTRYSAGWDAKLLWLPASYLPACVVDLALALILPKPAHCQR; via the exons atGTGGCCGTACCTCTTGCTGGCGGTGCTGGcctgggtgctgggctggctggtGCGGGACCGGCGGCGGCTGCCGTGCGTGCAGGACAAGCACGTCTTCATCACCGGCTGTGACAGCGGCTTCAGCAACCTGCTGGCGCGGCGGCTGGCCCGGCGCGGCTACCGCGTGCTGGCCGCCTGCCTGACCCCCCAGGGGGCcgaggggctgcagcggggctgcgCCGGGCACCTCCGCACCACCCTGCTGGACGTCACCCGCTCCGACAGCATCCACCGCGCTGCCGAGTGGGTGCGGGAGGAGGTGGGCGAGAAag ggcTCTTTGGGCTGGTGAACAACGCGGGGGTGGCCAACCCCATCGGCCCCACGGAGTGGATGCGGATCGAGGACTACCGGCAGGTGATGGCCGTCAACACCTTCGGGGCCATCGAGGTGACGCTggcgctgctgccgctgctgaagcgggcgcggggccgcgtGGTGAACACCTCCAGCGTGCTCGGCCGCCTCTCCGCCAACGGCGGCGGCTACTGCCTCTCCAAGTACTGCATCGAGGCCTTCTCAGACAGCCTGCG GCGCGACATGCGGCACTTCGGGGTGAAGGTGAGTATCGTGGAGCCCGGCTTCTTCAGGACGGCCGTCACCGACCTGGGGGGCATCGAGGCGGCCCTGCGGCGGCTCTGGGAGCGCCTGGGCCCCGAGACGCAGCTCAGCTATGGCGAGGATTTCTTCCACAAGt atCTGAAGGTGCAGCGGCTCATCATGAACGTCATCTGCGACGCGGACCTGGGCAAGGTGACCGCCTGCATGGAGCACGCCCTGGGCGCCCGGCACCCGCGCACCCGCTACAGCGCGGGCTGGGACGCCAAGCTTCTCTGGCTGCCCGCCTCCTACCTGCCTGCCTGCGTCGTCGACTTGGCCCTGGCCCTCATCCTGCCCAAGCCGGCGCACTGCCAGCGCtag
- the CD63 gene encoding CD63 antigen, producing the protein MALEGGMKCVKFLVFIFNFIFWVCGVALVAIGIYAQVALNKALVMGSAPAASSPVAILVVGIVIFFVSFFGCCGAWKESYCMVTTFAVLLSIIFLVEIAAAIAGYVFKDKVRSKLEEGLWDTMRKYGEDQPLTEAVDKLQEDFHCCGASNYTDWASIERFRANDTVPRSCCRINTTTCNIHPSPATVYEKGCLQAMEAWMKKNILIVAAVALGIAFFEILGIIFTCCLMKGIRSGYEVM; encoded by the exons ATGGCGCTGGAGGGCGGGATGAAGTGCGTGAAGTTTCTGGTTTTCATCTTCAACTTCATCTTCTGG gtgTGCGGCGTGGCCCTGGTGGCCATCGGCATCTACGCGCAGGTGGCCCTCAATAAGGCGCTGGTGATGGGCAGCGCCccggctgccagcagccccgtgGCCATCCTGGTGGTCGGCATCGTCATCTTCTTCGTCTCCTTCTTCGGCTGCTGCGGCGCCTGGAAGGAGAGCTACTGCATGGTCACCACG TTTGCTGTCCTGCTCAGCATCATCTTCCTGGTGGAGATCGCTGCCGCCATTGCCGGCTACGTCTTCAAGGATAAG gtCCGCTCGAAGCTGGAGGAGGGGCTGTGGGACACCATGCGCAAGTACGGCGAGGACCAGCCGCTGACTGAGGCGGTGGACAAGCTCCAGGAGGAC TTCCACTGCTGCGGAGCCAGCAATTACACGGACTGGGCCAGCATTGAGCGGTTCAGGGCCAATGACACCGTGCCCCGGTCCTGCTGCCGCATCAACACCACCACCTGCAACATCCACCCCAGCCCCGCCACCGTCTACGAGAAG ggctgcctgcaggctaTGGAAGCCTGGATGAAGAAGAACATCCTCATCGTGGCCGCCGTTGCGCTGGGCATTGCCTTCTTCGAG ATCCTGGGCATCATCTTCACCTGCTGCCTGATGAAGGGCATCCGCAGCGGCTACGAGGTCATGTAG
- the INPP1 gene encoding inositol polyphosphate 1-phosphatase isoform X1, whose product MALLLKALVSASEKAADIARLCRHEEPLFQLLVAEKTGTDKNRRFLQDFKTLADVLIQEVIKHDLGTEFPELQGHIGGEESNEFTNAQGETVVVRVCGTVSETAALLGSVLAPEQAAAELLAAAAHRDVVLGDAALDGLALSILPGDLAIWIDPIDSTNEYIGGREDVAPVDGISPAGLCSALVLIGAYDRCSGCPVLGVINEPFFRRDPLTHRWQGRYHWGVAYQDTRLCSLSPPPPPRPPPRVVLSRAEGPGVRAALDPLCGGHLHFAAGAGYKMLCVILGLADAYVLSEGSTFAWDACAPHAILRALGGGTVALAGALRARRVGENGPPPELLYNRPAEGAMGAERWANQGGLVAYVHPQHLEAVLDALATVPGL is encoded by the exons ATGGCGTTGCTGCTGAAGGCCCTGGTGAGTGCCTCAGAGAAGGCGGCCGACATCGCCCGTCTGTGCCGGCACGAGGAGCccctcttccagctcctggtgGCTGAGAAGACGGGCACCGACAAGAACCGGCGGTTCCTGCAGGACTTCAAGACGTTGGCGGACGTGCTCATCCAGGAGGTCATCAAGCATGACCTGGGCACGGAG TTCCCTGAGCTGCAGGGCCACATTGGCGGTGAGGAGTCCAACGAGTTCACCAATGCCCAGG GGGAGACGGTGGTGGTGCGGGTGTGCGGCACAGTCAGCGAGACCGCGGCGCTGCTGGGCTCCGTGCTGGCCCCTGAGCAGGcggcagctgagctgctggcagctgccgCGCACCGGGATGTGGTGCTGGGGGACGCGGCGCTGGATGGGCTGGCCCTGAGCATCCTGCCCGGGGACCTGGCCATCTGGATAGACCCCATCG ACTCCACCAACGAGTACATCGGTGGGCGCGAGGACGTGGCCCCCGTTGACGGCATCTCCCCCGCGGGGCTGTGCTCGGCGCTGGTGCTCATTGGGGCCTATGACCGCTGCTCTGGCTGCCCCGTGCTGGGCGTCATCAACGAGCCCTTCTTCCGCCGAGACCCCCTCACCCACAG gtGGCAGGGCCGGTACCACTGGGGCGTTGCATACCAGGACACCCGGCTGTGCTCACtgagccccccgccgcctccacgccccccgccccgcgtGGTGCTGAGCCGGGCTGAGGGGCCGGGGGTGCGGGCAGCCCTGGACCCCCTCTGTGGCGGCCACCTCCACTTCGCTGCCGGCGCTGGCTACAAGATGCTGTGCGTCATCCTGGGGCTGGCAGATGCCTACGTCCTCTCCGAGGGCAGCACCTTCGCCTGGGATGCCTGTGCCCCCCACGCCATCCTGCGAGCCCTGGGTGGGGGCACGGTGGCCCTGGCGGGGGCCCTGCGGGCACGGCGGGTGGGTGAAAATGGTCCCCCCCCTGAGCTGCTCTACAACCGCCCTGCGGAGGGGGCAATGGGGGCCGAGCGCTGGGCGAACCAGGGGGGGCTGGTGGCCTACGTGCACCCCCAACACCTGGAGGCCGTGCTGGATGCGCTGGCGACCGTGCCCGGGCTGTGA
- the INPP1 gene encoding inositol polyphosphate 1-phosphatase isoform X2, protein MALLLKALDFKTLADVLIQEVIKHDLGTEFPELQGHIGGEESNEFTNAQGETVVVRVCGTVSETAALLGSVLAPEQAAAELLAAAAHRDVVLGDAALDGLALSILPGDLAIWIDPIDSTNEYIGGREDVAPVDGISPAGLCSALVLIGAYDRCSGCPVLGVINEPFFRRDPLTHRWQGRYHWGVAYQDTRLCSLSPPPPPRPPPRVVLSRAEGPGVRAALDPLCGGHLHFAAGAGYKMLCVILGLADAYVLSEGSTFAWDACAPHAILRALGGGTVALAGALRARRVGENGPPPELLYNRPAEGAMGAERWANQGGLVAYVHPQHLEAVLDALATVPGL, encoded by the exons ATGGCGTTGCTGCTGAAGGCCCTG GACTTCAAGACGTTGGCGGACGTGCTCATCCAGGAGGTCATCAAGCATGACCTGGGCACGGAG TTCCCTGAGCTGCAGGGCCACATTGGCGGTGAGGAGTCCAACGAGTTCACCAATGCCCAGG GGGAGACGGTGGTGGTGCGGGTGTGCGGCACAGTCAGCGAGACCGCGGCGCTGCTGGGCTCCGTGCTGGCCCCTGAGCAGGcggcagctgagctgctggcagctgccgCGCACCGGGATGTGGTGCTGGGGGACGCGGCGCTGGATGGGCTGGCCCTGAGCATCCTGCCCGGGGACCTGGCCATCTGGATAGACCCCATCG ACTCCACCAACGAGTACATCGGTGGGCGCGAGGACGTGGCCCCCGTTGACGGCATCTCCCCCGCGGGGCTGTGCTCGGCGCTGGTGCTCATTGGGGCCTATGACCGCTGCTCTGGCTGCCCCGTGCTGGGCGTCATCAACGAGCCCTTCTTCCGCCGAGACCCCCTCACCCACAG gtGGCAGGGCCGGTACCACTGGGGCGTTGCATACCAGGACACCCGGCTGTGCTCACtgagccccccgccgcctccacgccccccgccccgcgtGGTGCTGAGCCGGGCTGAGGGGCCGGGGGTGCGGGCAGCCCTGGACCCCCTCTGTGGCGGCCACCTCCACTTCGCTGCCGGCGCTGGCTACAAGATGCTGTGCGTCATCCTGGGGCTGGCAGATGCCTACGTCCTCTCCGAGGGCAGCACCTTCGCCTGGGATGCCTGTGCCCCCCACGCCATCCTGCGAGCCCTGGGTGGGGGCACGGTGGCCCTGGCGGGGGCCCTGCGGGCACGGCGGGTGGGTGAAAATGGTCCCCCCCCTGAGCTGCTCTACAACCGCCCTGCGGAGGGGGCAATGGGGGCCGAGCGCTGGGCGAACCAGGGGGGGCTGGTGGCCTACGTGCACCCCCAACACCTGGAGGCCGTGCTGGATGCGCTGGCGACCGTGCCCGGGCTGTGA